In a single window of the Eleginops maclovinus isolate JMC-PN-2008 ecotype Puerto Natales chromosome 6, JC_Emac_rtc_rv5, whole genome shotgun sequence genome:
- the LOC134865617 gene encoding deoxyribodipyrimidine photo-lyase-like: MSDKKRKSTSAAVKEPSAKQPKLLPTKEKGWLQDRLKQQRTEKKEMKFNTKRLHFISNTEKIKHGSQGVLYWMLRDHRVQDNWALIHAQQLALEEKLPLHVCVCLFVPKSELSTLRHFSFMLKGLKEVSKECKALDIQFHLLHGSADDVLPGFVSDRDLGAVVTDFSPLREPIQWLESVKKTLPKDIPLIQVDAHNVVPCWVASPKQEYAARTIRGKITKLLPDYLTDFPLVEKHTYTAAKTPKPVDWEEALASLQIDQSVGEPEWAKPGTKGGVAMLESFIDERLKLFATQRNDPNAAALSQLSPWIRFGQLSAQRVALQVQRSGNSAGAAVSSFVEELVVRRELTDNFCFYNKKYDSVEGAYEWAQKTLKDHAKDKREYLYTRKQLEKARTHDKLWNASQHQMITEGKMHGFLRMYWAKKILEWTSSPEEALSIALYLNDRYSLDGQDPNGFVGCMWSICGIHDQGWKEREIFGKIRYMNYKGCQRKFDVARFERKYCPKNL, translated from the exons ATGTCTGATAAAAAACGTAAGTCTACATCTGCTGCTGTGAAAGAGCCCAGTGCTAAGCAGCCAAAGCTGCTTCCCACGAAGGAGAAGGGCTGGCTGCAGGACCGTCTGAAGCAGCAGAGGACAGAGAAGAAGGAGATGAAATTCAACACAAAGCGCCTCCACTTCATATCTAACACTGAGAAGATAAAGCATGGCTCACAGGGTGTCCTGTACTGGATGTTACGGGACCACAGAGTACAAG ataaTTGGGCGCTGATCCATGCCCAGCAGCTTGCTCTGGAGGAGAAGCTTCCTCTGCACGTCTGTGTCTGCCTGTTTGTCCCAAAATCAGAGCTGTCCACTCTGAGACATTTCAGCTTCATGCTGAAAGGTCTGAAAGAAGTCTCAAAG GAGTGCAAAGCCTTAGACATCCAGTTCCATCTGCTCCATGGCTCAGCTGACGATGTTCTCCCTGGTTTTGTGTCTGATCGAGACCTGGGCGCAGTGGTAACAGACTTCTCCCCCCTCAGAGAGCCAATTCAGTGGTTGGAGAGCGTTAAAAAGACTCTTCCAAAAGATATTCCCCTCATACag GTGGATGCCCACAATGTTGTTCCCTGCTGGGTAGCATCACCTAAACAAGAGTACGCCGCCAGAACAATCCGGGGAAAAATCACAAAGCTTCTTCCAGATTACCTCACAGACTTTCCTCTAGTGGAAAAGCACACCTACACAGCTGCAAAAACCCCAAAA CCAGTAGACTGGGAAGAAGCCCTGGCCTCCCTGCAGATAGACCAAAGTGTAGGAGAGCCAGAGTGGGCTAAGCCCGGCACCAAGGGAGGAGTCGCCATGTTGGAGTCGTTCATTGATGAACGCCTTAAACTATTTGCAACCCAACGCAATGACCCAAACGCTGCCGCCCTCAGCCAGCTTTCCCCCTGGATCCGCTTTG GCCAGCTGTCAGCCCAGCGTGTGGCACTGCAGGTTCAGCGCAGTGGAAACTCTGCAGGTGCCGCCGTTTCCTCCTTCGTCGAGGAGCTGGTGGTGCGCAGGGAGCTGACGGACAACTTCTGTTTCTACAACAAGAAATACGACAGCGTTGAGG GGGCTTATGAGTGGGCTCAGAAGACTTTGAAGGATCACGCCAAAGACAAGAGGGAGTATCTCTACACACGGAAACAGCTGGAGAAAGCAAGGACACATGACAAACTCTGGAACGCCTCTCAG CACCAGATGATCACTGAGGGGAAGATGCATGGTTTCCTGAGGATGTACTGGGCCAAAAAGATTCTGGAGTGGACTTCTTCACCAGAGGAGGCGCTCTCCATCGCCCTCTACCTAAACGACCGCTATAGTCTGGATGGCCAGGACCCCAATGGCTTTGTCG GTTGTATGTGGTCTATCTGTGGCATCCATGACCAGggctggaaagagagagagattttcGGAAAGATCCGCTACATGAACTATAAAGGCTGCCAGCGGAAGTTTGATGTAGCGCGGTTTGAGAGAAAGTACTGTCccaaaaacctttaa
- the LOC134865619 gene encoding UAP56-interacting factor-like isoform X1 encodes MNGDNAAARGRTPAVTDKVDMSLDDIIRLNKKEQQIQRRQATVTHRPVKKKGRLTQGKGFTTRTAGPVQRGGGVPRGGAAKLRNRRVPPPPGRRRGQGVITGLAARRPGALLKRVGTLNRAAVNQQKTRPKTKPFIQHTEAPYRKPDAQRRPYRQPDTRRGQNTAAVKRPFQLRRRPLPPVQQSQRDARQATFLFHRGLKVQAQVAKPSPHSPPVRSRQWRTSSTNNGILTVSIDNPTARTQPEPPSAWTLHPPAAIAAPPKVETVEKKIPKGVPLQFDINSVGKPQTSLTLNERFRILKDQRTTTAQSDKGSRFVTVG; translated from the exons ATGAACGGTGATAATGCAGCAGCTAGAGGGAGAACACCTGCGGTTACGGACAAAGTCGACATGTCATTAG ATGACATCATTCGGCTGAATAAGAAAGAGCAACAGATACAGAGGAGACAGGCCACAGTGACCCACAGACCAGTGAAAAAGAAAGGCCGTCTGACCCAGGGAAAGGGCTTCACAACCAGGACAGCTGGACCTGtgcagagag GAGGAGGTGTGCCCCGAGGAGGAGCAGCTAAATTAAGAAACAGGAGGGTCCCTCCCCCACCTGGCCGACGGCGGGGTCAGGGGGTTATCACCGGGCTGGCAGCACGGCGGCCCGGGGCCCTGCTGAAGAGAGTCGGTACACTGAACAGAGCAGCAGTCAACCAG CAGAAAACAAGGCCGAAAACGAAGCCCTTCATCCAGCATACCGAGGCCCCGTACAGGAAGCCAGACGCTCAGAGGCGGCCGTACCGGCAGCCCGATACCCGCAGAGGACAGAACACAGCGGCGGTCAAGAGACCCTTCCAGCTGAGACGCCG ACCGCTGCCGCCGGTCCAACAGAGTCAGAGGGACGCACGCCAGGCCACGTTTCTGTTCCACAGAGGACTCAAG GTGCAGGCCCAGGTGGCAAAGCCAAGCCCTCACAGTCCTCCAGTCAGAAGTCGTCA GTGGCGCACATCATCAACCAACAATGGAATCTTGACTGTTTCAATTGACAACCCCACAGCCAGGACTCAGCCTGA GCCTCCCTCTGCTTGGACCCTGCATCCCCCAGCAGCCATTGCGGCGCCTCCGAAGGTGGAAACGGTGGAGAAGAAGATCCCAAAAGGAGTGCCTCTGCAGTTTGACATCAACAGTGTTGGGAAACCG CAAACATCGCTCACCCTGAACGAGCGGTTCCGCATCCTCAAAGATCAGCGCACCACCACAGCACAGAGCGACAAAGGCAGCAGATTTGTTACCGTTGGTTAG
- the LOC134865619 gene encoding UAP56-interacting factor-like isoform X2 — protein MNGDNAAARGRTPAVTDKVDMSLDDIIRLNKKEQQIQRRQATVTHRPVKKKGRLTQGKGFTTRTAGPVQRGGGVPRGGAAKLRNRRVPPPPGRRRGQGVITGLAARRPGALLKRVGTLNRAAVNQKTRPKTKPFIQHTEAPYRKPDAQRRPYRQPDTRRGQNTAAVKRPFQLRRRPLPPVQQSQRDARQATFLFHRGLKVQAQVAKPSPHSPPVRSRQWRTSSTNNGILTVSIDNPTARTQPEPPSAWTLHPPAAIAAPPKVETVEKKIPKGVPLQFDINSVGKPQTSLTLNERFRILKDQRTTTAQSDKGSRFVTVG, from the exons ATGAACGGTGATAATGCAGCAGCTAGAGGGAGAACACCTGCGGTTACGGACAAAGTCGACATGTCATTAG ATGACATCATTCGGCTGAATAAGAAAGAGCAACAGATACAGAGGAGACAGGCCACAGTGACCCACAGACCAGTGAAAAAGAAAGGCCGTCTGACCCAGGGAAAGGGCTTCACAACCAGGACAGCTGGACCTGtgcagagag GAGGAGGTGTGCCCCGAGGAGGAGCAGCTAAATTAAGAAACAGGAGGGTCCCTCCCCCACCTGGCCGACGGCGGGGTCAGGGGGTTATCACCGGGCTGGCAGCACGGCGGCCCGGGGCCCTGCTGAAGAGAGTCGGTACACTGAACAGAGCAGCAGTCAACCAG AAAACAAGGCCGAAAACGAAGCCCTTCATCCAGCATACCGAGGCCCCGTACAGGAAGCCAGACGCTCAGAGGCGGCCGTACCGGCAGCCCGATACCCGCAGAGGACAGAACACAGCGGCGGTCAAGAGACCCTTCCAGCTGAGACGCCG ACCGCTGCCGCCGGTCCAACAGAGTCAGAGGGACGCACGCCAGGCCACGTTTCTGTTCCACAGAGGACTCAAG GTGCAGGCCCAGGTGGCAAAGCCAAGCCCTCACAGTCCTCCAGTCAGAAGTCGTCA GTGGCGCACATCATCAACCAACAATGGAATCTTGACTGTTTCAATTGACAACCCCACAGCCAGGACTCAGCCTGA GCCTCCCTCTGCTTGGACCCTGCATCCCCCAGCAGCCATTGCGGCGCCTCCGAAGGTGGAAACGGTGGAGAAGAAGATCCCAAAAGGAGTGCCTCTGCAGTTTGACATCAACAGTGTTGGGAAACCG CAAACATCGCTCACCCTGAACGAGCGGTTCCGCATCCTCAAAGATCAGCGCACCACCACAGCACAGAGCGACAAAGGCAGCAGATTTGTTACCGTTGGTTAG